In the Pectinatus sottacetonis genome, GTGATACTATGACAGAAAATAAGAACCTATATGATATTGTTATAATTGGCGGCGGACCAGCAGGCATGACCGCAGCTGTTTATGCAAGCAGGGCAGGTTTTAAAGCAGTAGTATTGGAAGCTGATGCTCCAGGAGGAAAACTGGTCAAGACATTTTCTATTGAAAACTGGCCGGGGATGAAATCTGTCAATGGTGCAGACTTAGCATGGTCGATGTATGAACAGACAACAGCGCTTTGTCCTGATTTTGTATTTACTAAAGTGGTTGATATAAAAAATGATGGTAGGATAAAAACTGTCTTCTGCGCAGATGGTAAGACATATCAAGGGTATGTTGTCATAATTGCATCAGGAACAATCGAACGTCTTATGAATATTCCGGGAGAGCAGGAAGCTATTGGCAAGGGCATAAGTTTTTGTGCTGTTTGTGATTCAGCTTTTTATAAGGATAAGGATGTAATTGTAGTTGGTGGAGGTAACTCTGCACTTGAAGAATCAGTTTATTTGTCACGAGTAGTCAGAAGGGTAACTATTATTATCCGCCGTGATGTATTCAGGGCTGATGATGTCATACAAAAAAAAGTTTTAGCAAATGATAAAATAGAAATAATAAGGAATAAATTACCGCAGGAAGTTTTGCTTAAAGATGGGCGGGCTGCTGGACTGTCTGTAAAGGATGCTAAGACAGGTAAGTTACAGAATGTTTATGCGGATGGTATATTTCCTTATATTGGCAATGATCCCATAACTGGATTTGTTAAAAATCTGGGGATTACAGATGAACGAGGCTATATTATAGTTAATGAAAACATGGCAACTAAAGTCAGAGGAATCTATGGAGCCGGCGATGTTTGTCAGAAGTTTCTGCGGCAGATTGTAACTGCTGTAAGTGATGGAGCTATTGCGGTTCAGGCTGCGGAAAAATATTTAGATGAAATTTAAAAATAACGAACAATAGGGACACCGTGAGATAATTAATTATTGTCTCACGGTGTTTTTACTGCACGAAATTCAGCAGTTCTTTAATACGTTTGTCAGTCTTATTAAAGCATTTTCTAGTACATTGGAGGGGCAGGCTAAATTTATTCGTTCAAAATTTATTCCTTCTCTGCCAAACATATAGCCATTATCAGAAAATAAAAAAGCTTTTTTATTCATAAGTATTTCCCGGTTCTTATAAGTTAAACCAAGTCCGCTGCAATCCCACCATTGAAGGTAGGTTCCCTCCATATCAATAACTTTTATCTGAGGTAGATTTTTCTTTATATAATCTTCAGATAATTTTTTATTGTGAACAATGAGAGTGATAAATTCATCCAGCCAGTTACTGCATTTTGTATATGCAGTCTCGCAAGCTTTATATCCTAGTATATTTAAAGCGCCATAACCTGCCTGTAAGGCAGTATTCATAAATTTGTGGCGCAGCGCGTGATTTTTTATTATTATATTTGAAACCTGTATACCCGCAATATTAAAAGTTTTGCTGGGAGCAGTACAGGTGATGCAATTATTAGCAATAGTGTCGTTTAAAGATGCCAATGCAGTATGTTCATGTCCAGGCATTATTATGTCAGAGTGTATTTCGTCAGAAATCATGAGAACATTTTTTTGAAGACATATATCAGCAATTTTTAGCAGTTCTTTTTTATTCCATACTCTGCCTACAGGATTGTGTGGATTGCATAAAATCAACAAATTATTATTATTGTCATGTGCTGCTTTGGCTAATGTATCGAAATCTATTTGATAATGAGTATTTTTATAGATTAAAGGGACGGATATGAGTTTACGTTCATTTTTTTCAACAGCTCGGAAAAATGGATAGTAAACAGGAGTCATGACAATGACTCCATCACCTTTTTTAGTAAAAGCGCGGACTGCGTTGAATAATGCTGGGACAACTCCGGGAGAGGGGAGAATCCAGTCAGCTTTTATCGGCCATGCATGATGGTCTTTCATCCACATACTTACAGCACGAAAATAGTTTTCTGTAGGCATACTGTATCCTAAAAAGCTGTGAGAGATAAATTCCTGTAAGGAGGCAATTATTTCTGGTGCAACAGGTAGTTCCATATCAGCAATGGAAAAGGGAAGAATATTATCAGGGACAGCAGGATTATTTTTTTTCATATTCAGCCATTTAACGGAGCCGAGAGCTGTTCTATCGGGAACTGTAGAGAAATCATACATAAGCACACCTTCTTTATAAAAAATTTTAACAGATACAAATAGTTAATATACTATTATTAGTGTACTATTTTTGGCTTATTTTTTCCAATAAATTTATATTTTATGGGAAAAAGCAGAGAAAAAAGAATAAAAGCTATAATTAAATTTTAGTAAAATGGAAATTATAAACAAGTATAATTATGTTTATTTATATATCTATAATTGATTATAAAAGAAATTAATTGTTACTGATAAGAGCTGTATTTTCATTGCTAATGAAAATACTAAAAATTACATATAGATATATTTATATGTAATTTTGCTCTTAAAATATACTCAAACAGCCTCAAAAAATATGATTTGTAAGTAATAATAAGACGAAAATGATAAATGGGCATGATATATGTTAAATAATTATATATTTTATGTAAATTTTTACTGGTAATTTTTCTTTGTATTCGGTATAATTTAAAGAGTGCAGTATAGCTGCTATAATTAATTTTTTTTGATAAAAGGGGATATAATTCATGGAAAAAACACTAACTATTGAAAACAAAACAGGTTTACATGCTCGTCCTGCATCAATGTTTGTTCAAACAGCAAATAAATTTAAAGCAAAAATTAAATTAACAGCCAAAGGGAAAAGTGTTGACGCTAAAAGTATTCTTATGATTATGAGTCTGGGACTTCAGCAGGGTACAGATGTAACTGTAAGTGCTGAAGGTGAAGATGCACAGGCTGCTATTACAGCGTTAACAGACCTTGTAAAATCTAAATTTGGCGAAGAATAATATTCATTCATAAAGCCCCAGGGAGGTCTATTGATGTCAGTAAAATTACGCGGTAAAGGCGTTATTGCCGGTATTGCTATAGCAAAAGCTATAACTCTTGAACAGGATTTAGATAAATATATTAATTTGTATACACCGGGAAATGCCGAAGCTGAAATAAGCAAGGTAAAAAAAGCTATTAATGAAGTCGCAGATATGCTTGCTGAGAATGTGAAAAATCTCAAAAGTAAGGGAATGGCAGAACAAGCAGGAATTATGGAAGCACATCGTATTATGGTGCAGGACCCAATGCTTGAAGATAATGCCGTGGGTAAAGCAGGTGAATTAAAGTCTGCACCTAAAGCAGTTTTGGCAGCATCTGAAGAGTCAGCTGCGATTTTTGAAAATATGGATGATGCTTATTTTCGTGAACGGGCCGTTGATATTCGCGACGTAGGTAAAAGAGTTGTCCGTCAAATTTTGGGGCTTAAAGGACCGGATGTTGGTAATGAACCGGTTATTTTATGCGGTCATGAAATAGAACCATCTGTTATTGCAAATATTCCTACTGAGCAAATTGCCGGTGTACTGTTAGGGCAGGGCAGTACAACTTGCCATGCAGTTATTATTGCGAAAGCTCGTGCAATTCCGACTGTTGTCGGACTTGAAGTGAATCTTAAGGATATAAAAAATGGTGATCGGTTAATTATTAACGGAGAAACTGGAGAAGTATATGTAAATCCTACAGATGAGCTTATCAAATCTTTTAATGAACATATTAAGGAACAAAATAGACTAAAGCAGCATTACGCAGAACTTACTTCATTGCCGGCAGAAACAACTGATGGTCATAAAGTTATGCTGGTTGCTAATATAAGCACACATCTTGATGTTGAAGCTGCAGTTACTAATTTCGGTGCTGAGGGTGTCGGCCTTTTTCGTTCAGAATTTTTATTTATGGGCAGGAGCGAAGCCCCGGATGAAGAAACTCAATTTCAGGCATATAAGGATGCCGTAGAAAAATGTAAGGGTCATTTATGTGTTATTCGCACAATGGATATTGGCGGGGATAAGCCGCTTCCTTATCTTAATATTCCTAAGGAAGAAAATCCTTTCCTTGGCTGGCGCGCACTTCGTATCTGCCTGGCCCGTCGTGATATTTTTATGCCGCAGGTAAAGGCTATACTGCGTGCAGGTGTTTATGGCAAGGCAGCAATGATGCTTCCTATGGTAATAAGACTTAGTGAAGTTGATAAAGTTAAGGAAATAATAAAAGAAGCTAAGGGACTACTTTCACAGGAAAATAAAGCATATTCTGATAATGTTCAGCTGGGTATTATGGTGGAAACACCGGCTGCTGCTGTTATGACACCTATATTTGCTAAACATGTTGATTTCTTCAGCATTGGTACAAATGATCTTATTCAGTATACACTGGCAGTAGACCGTGTCAATAGTAATGTAAGCTATTTATATGATCCGTTTAATCCGGGTGTACTTGCTCTTATTAAGCGTACTATTGATTCCGCGAACAAGAATAAAATTTGGGCAGGAATGTGTGGCGAAATGGCCAGTGATCCATATGCGGCTATTATTCTCATGGCTATGGGAATTACAGAACTTTCAATGAGTGCACCGTCAATTCCGCGAGTTAAAGAATTGATAAGAAGTGTAAGCATAGCAGATGCTAAAAAAGCTATGAATAAAGTTATGGAAATGGAACATGCATCAGATATTAAAGAATATTTGCATGAAAAATTCGGTAATATAAGTAGTAAAAAATAATCGGCATAAATATGAATGATGAAAAAATTAAGGCAGTATATGGAAAAGAGCAAAATATAAAAATAGATATTATGCATATGATTAATGAGGGAAAAGATCCTTATGGGATAATCCTTTATATAGCCGAATATCTGGAAAAAAAATCTGGTGAAAGCGGATATGCAGATAATATACGTGAATGTATACATGCGGTTTATGGTGTGGGACTAGATGAGCAAAAACCCTTGTCTGAGGAACTTTCTGAGGTACAGGAAAGATGCAATAAACTAGAAAAATCATTGACGGAAGTTAGTAGTGACGATGTAAAGAAACGAATTAAATTTGCTATTGAACATCATAAAAAGCTTGCTGCTTTTTTAGAAAAAAAAATAAAAAAAGCTAATGGAATTTGATATATGCCTTAAAAAGGATAATATTAATTTCATTTTAATAGTATGCGGTGAAATTATTTTGACTTTACATCGAGAGATTTTACCACGGATTTTATATTATTCCATAAAGTAGTAATACTATTATGGCAGGGAACTGCTGTACGAACGGCATTGATCTCATAAATATACAGTTATTTAGTTACTTATTCGTCTTTTAAGAGATGGGCAGAGGACGGAATATTGTATTTTATAAGGGAAGATGTTTATGTGCAGCAGTTCATTTTTTTAAGAAAAAATTCAGTTATAAAGTAAAATTATATAAATTTTATATAATATACAGCCGGATTCTATTAATAAGTCTTTTCATATGAGAAAAAGCATAGTATTAGTTAAGATTATTAATTAATAATGGATTGCATTTTTTTCGATAAAAATTTATACTATATAATAAGAATCATATTTTGACTTACATAGGGAGGATACAAAATGGATGTTATTACTTTATCGCGATTACAATTTGCGATAACAACTATTTATCATTATTTATTTATTCCGATATCCTTAGGATTGTCAATTTTGGTTGCTATATTGTCAACAATATATTTAAAAAATGGTAATATGGCATATAAGCGGCTGGCAAAATTGTTTGGTAAATTATTTATTGTTTCTTTTGCTATGGGTGTTGTTACAGGCATAGTACAGGAATTCCATTTTGGAATGAATTGGTCTGAATATTCCAGATTTATGGGGGATATTTTTGGTGCACCCTTAGCTCTTGAAGCTTTGACCGCATTTTTTTTAGAATCAGTATTTTTGGGAGTTTGGATTTTCGGGGAAAATCGGTTACCGAAAAAAATTCATTGTCTGTCTATATGGTTAGTTGCATTTGGTAGTAATTTATCTTCTTATTGGATTTTGGTAGCTAATTCTTTTATGCAACATCCCGTAGGTTATGTTATTAATAATGGACGTGCAGAAATGACTAATTTTTTGGCGCTATTAACCAATCCATATGTATATGGACAGTTTGCCCACGTTTTAACTTCGGGAATAACAACAGCAGGTATTTTAGTAGTATCAGTAAGTGCTTATAAGCTGTTGTGCGGAGAAAATGTAGAAATATTTAAAAAGGGAATTAAGATAGGTGCTATATATGCAGTAATAGGACTTTTTGCTGTTATGGGGACGGGACATCTACATACTCAATATATAGGTCATAATCAACCGATGAAGCTGGCATCTATGGAAGCTTTATGGAATAATGCTGATCCGGCACCCTTTACTCTTTATGCAACAATAGATACAAAAAAACAGAAAAATACAAATGTGATAGAAGTACCATATGCATTGTCGTTTATGCTTAACAATAAACCATCTGGTGAAGTTAAGGGAATTAAGGCACTACAGCTTCAGGACCAGAAAAAATACGGCTATTATAATTATATACCAAATGTGGAATTATTATTTTGGAGTTTTCGCATAATGCTGGGATTAGGTATGCTTATGCTGGCTATGATGCTTATAACATTATATTTGGTTTGGAAAAAACGTTTGAGTGAGTATAATACCAGATGGTTGAGGCTCTTGGTATGGAGTATAGTTTTGCCATTTATAACCAATACTGTAGGATGGTATATAGCCGAAGGAGGACGGCAGCCGTGGATGGTTGAAGGTTTGCAAAAAGTTGCTGATGCGGTATCTCAGAATATTACTTCTACAGAAGTGTGGATATCATTGATCGGATTTACTGTTGTATATGCACTACTGGCGGTAGCTGCTATTTTTGTTTCGGTCAGGATTATTAAAAAGGATGTTACTGCTGAAGAAGGGGGCGGTTTATAATGGACTTGCAATTGGTGTGGTTTATTCTTATTGTAGTATTATTTACTGGTTTCTTTTTTCTGGAGGGATTTGATTACGGCGTAGGTATTTTACTGCCTTTTGCTGCTAAAAATGATATAGAACGACGTATGTTTATAAATAGTATTGGGCCTGTGTGGGATGGCAATGAAGTATGGATGATAACTGCTGGTGGGGCAATGTTTGCAGCATTTCCTCATGTTTATGCAACTATGTTCAGTATGTTTTACATGGCCTTGTTTTTGATGCTTTTGGGACTTATTGTACGTGGTGTTGCTTTTGAATTTCGTGGACAATATAATAGTTCATCCTGGCGTAGTTTATGGGATTATATGATATTCATAGGCAGTATTCTGCCAGCTTTTTTATGGGGCGTAGCTGTGACCAATCTTATGAAAGGGTTCATGATAAACAGTGATAAAATATACATGGGAACTTTTTGGGATTTATTGTCAATATATACTATAATCGGCGGAATAACTTTCGCATTGGTATTTGCTTTTCATGGTGTGACATATTTATCGTTAAAATTAGATAAAAAGTCTGTTGTTATGCCAAGACTTCGCTTAGTAGGAACATGTCTGGGAGGAACAGCTGCTATTTTTTATCTTATTTGTATGGCATTTACTTATACCAATACTGATATGTATAAATCATCGTTATCCCTGGGACTAATGCTGTTTGCGGCTATAGTATTTGTTTTGGCTGTTATTGCCCGGAGGCAGAATAGTTGTGGCTGGGCTTTTATTGGCAGTTCTTTGGCTATAGCACTCACAACAGCAGGAGTTTTTGTAGGATTGTTCCCGAGAATTTTGATATCAACGATGAATCCAGCATGGAGCTTGACTATTACTAATGCATCATCTTCTCCATATACACTTTCCATAATGACTGTAGCGGCAGTTATTTTTGTGCCGATAGTGCTTATATATCAGATATGGGTATATTGGATTTTCCGGAAGCGCATAACAGCTAAGGATTTAGAGTATTAATGAATAAAACTGAGAAGATATGTATATATTTTAAGGGATGCAATAGGGAATATAATAGATGATTGATAAAAATTTATTGAAGGAATTACAGCCTTATAAAGGAAAAATATATAATATTATTGTCTTAGATATAATTGGGGCAGCAACTATTATTGGCCGCTGTTATAGCTTGGCATATATTATCAATAGAATGTTATTTTCACGGTTAGATTTAAAAACAGCAGAGCCGTATCTGGCCCTGCTGTTTTTCTGTTTTATGATGGAGGCTGTACTTAATTTATGGGTACGATTTATTACACATGGGATATCTGTTGATATTAGAAAAAAATTGCGTTTTAAGATTATAGATAAATTGGCAGAGTTTGATTTTATGTCACAGGTATATAAAATGGATATTTTACAAACAGCATCAACGGGAATAGATTCTTTTGATGCGTATTTTTCCCGATTTCTGCCACAGTTGCTTGTAACAGTACTGGTTCCATTGTTTATTATTCCTACAGCTTTTTATAATGACTGGATATCCGGTTTGATATTTTTGGTTACATTACCGCTTATTCCTTTTTTTATGATGCTCATAGGGAAGAAAGCTCAGTTGGAAAATAAGAAGCAATGGTCAGCACTAACACAGCTAAGTGCTGTTTTTATGGAATTGCTGTCAGGGATTGCTGTTATTAAGATGTATAATCAAGCAGAAAATCAGTTGAAAAAAATAGTTAAAACTGGCAGTGAATTTTCTCAGGCAGTATTGAAAGTTTTGCGTATTGCATTTTTGTCAGCATTTTTTTTGGAACTTACAGCTACTTTAAGTATTGCTATTATAGCAGTAAATATAGGGCTAAGGCTTTTATATGGACAGGCTCATTTTTTGCCGGTTTTTTTCATTTTACTCATGGCACCGGAATTTTATAAGGCACTGCGGCAGACTGGAAGTATGTTCCATGATGCTATGGGAGCACTTACTAATGCAGATAAAATTTATGCTATAGTTAATGCTTCAGTGGAAATAGGGCTTGGACATAAAATACCCTGCATCCCAAAACCACCTGAAATCGTTTTAGAAAAAATTGATTTTCAGTATGATGCTGCGAGAGAAAAAGCTCTATGTGATGTAAATATTACTTTTGCCGCAGGAAAAATTACTAGTTTAGTAGGGAATAGTGGAGCAGGTAAGTCAACAATATTTTCGTTGTTGCTAAAATTTATAGCTCCTTGTAGCGGCAGTATTTTGGTTGATGGGATAAATTTAGACTCACTGGAATCAGTTGCATGGCGGAAAAATATAG is a window encoding:
- a CDS encoding NAD(P)/FAD-dependent oxidoreductase, with protein sequence MTENKNLYDIVIIGGGPAGMTAAVYASRAGFKAVVLEADAPGGKLVKTFSIENWPGMKSVNGADLAWSMYEQTTALCPDFVFTKVVDIKNDGRIKTVFCADGKTYQGYVVIIASGTIERLMNIPGEQEAIGKGISFCAVCDSAFYKDKDVIVVGGGNSALEESVYLSRVVRRVTIIIRRDVFRADDVIQKKVLANDKIEIIRNKLPQEVLLKDGRAAGLSVKDAKTGKLQNVYADGIFPYIGNDPITGFVKNLGITDERGYIIVNENMATKVRGIYGAGDVCQKFLRQIVTAVSDGAIAVQAAEKYLDEI
- a CDS encoding MalY/PatB family protein, encoding MYDFSTVPDRTALGSVKWLNMKKNNPAVPDNILPFSIADMELPVAPEIIASLQEFISHSFLGYSMPTENYFRAVSMWMKDHHAWPIKADWILPSPGVVPALFNAVRAFTKKGDGVIVMTPVYYPFFRAVEKNERKLISVPLIYKNTHYQIDFDTLAKAAHDNNNNLLILCNPHNPVGRVWNKKELLKIADICLQKNVLMISDEIHSDIIMPGHEHTALASLNDTIANNCITCTAPSKTFNIAGIQVSNIIIKNHALRHKFMNTALQAGYGALNILGYKACETAYTKCSNWLDEFITLIVHNKKLSEDYIKKNLPQIKVIDMEGTYLQWWDCSGLGLTYKNREILMNKKAFLFSDNGYMFGREGINFERINLACPSNVLENALIRLTNVLKNC
- a CDS encoding HPr family phosphocarrier protein produces the protein MEKTLTIENKTGLHARPASMFVQTANKFKAKIKLTAKGKSVDAKSILMIMSLGLQQGTDVTVSAEGEDAQAAITALTDLVKSKFGEE
- the ptsP gene encoding phosphoenolpyruvate--protein phosphotransferase → MSVKLRGKGVIAGIAIAKAITLEQDLDKYINLYTPGNAEAEISKVKKAINEVADMLAENVKNLKSKGMAEQAGIMEAHRIMVQDPMLEDNAVGKAGELKSAPKAVLAASEESAAIFENMDDAYFRERAVDIRDVGKRVVRQILGLKGPDVGNEPVILCGHEIEPSVIANIPTEQIAGVLLGQGSTTCHAVIIAKARAIPTVVGLEVNLKDIKNGDRLIINGETGEVYVNPTDELIKSFNEHIKEQNRLKQHYAELTSLPAETTDGHKVMLVANISTHLDVEAAVTNFGAEGVGLFRSEFLFMGRSEAPDEETQFQAYKDAVEKCKGHLCVIRTMDIGGDKPLPYLNIPKEENPFLGWRALRICLARRDIFMPQVKAILRAGVYGKAAMMLPMVIRLSEVDKVKEIIKEAKGLLSQENKAYSDNVQLGIMVETPAAAVMTPIFAKHVDFFSIGTNDLIQYTLAVDRVNSNVSYLYDPFNPGVLALIKRTIDSANKNKIWAGMCGEMASDPYAAIILMAMGITELSMSAPSIPRVKELIRSVSIADAKKAMNKVMEMEHASDIKEYLHEKFGNISSKK
- a CDS encoding cytochrome ubiquinol oxidase subunit I, which codes for MDVITLSRLQFAITTIYHYLFIPISLGLSILVAILSTIYLKNGNMAYKRLAKLFGKLFIVSFAMGVVTGIVQEFHFGMNWSEYSRFMGDIFGAPLALEALTAFFLESVFLGVWIFGENRLPKKIHCLSIWLVAFGSNLSSYWILVANSFMQHPVGYVINNGRAEMTNFLALLTNPYVYGQFAHVLTSGITTAGILVVSVSAYKLLCGENVEIFKKGIKIGAIYAVIGLFAVMGTGHLHTQYIGHNQPMKLASMEALWNNADPAPFTLYATIDTKKQKNTNVIEVPYALSFMLNNKPSGEVKGIKALQLQDQKKYGYYNYIPNVELLFWSFRIMLGLGMLMLAMMLITLYLVWKKRLSEYNTRWLRLLVWSIVLPFITNTVGWYIAEGGRQPWMVEGLQKVADAVSQNITSTEVWISLIGFTVVYALLAVAAIFVSVRIIKKDVTAEEGGGL
- the cydB gene encoding cytochrome d ubiquinol oxidase subunit II — translated: MDLQLVWFILIVVLFTGFFFLEGFDYGVGILLPFAAKNDIERRMFINSIGPVWDGNEVWMITAGGAMFAAFPHVYATMFSMFYMALFLMLLGLIVRGVAFEFRGQYNSSSWRSLWDYMIFIGSILPAFLWGVAVTNLMKGFMINSDKIYMGTFWDLLSIYTIIGGITFALVFAFHGVTYLSLKLDKKSVVMPRLRLVGTCLGGTAAIFYLICMAFTYTNTDMYKSSLSLGLMLFAAIVFVLAVIARRQNSCGWAFIGSSLAIALTTAGVFVGLFPRILISTMNPAWSLTITNASSSPYTLSIMTVAAVIFVPIVLIYQIWVYWIFRKRITAKDLEY
- the cydD gene encoding thiol reductant ABC exporter subunit CydD; protein product: MIDKNLLKELQPYKGKIYNIIVLDIIGAATIIGRCYSLAYIINRMLFSRLDLKTAEPYLALLFFCFMMEAVLNLWVRFITHGISVDIRKKLRFKIIDKLAEFDFMSQVYKMDILQTASTGIDSFDAYFSRFLPQLLVTVLVPLFIIPTAFYNDWISGLIFLVTLPLIPFFMMLIGKKAQLENKKQWSALTQLSAVFMELLSGIAVIKMYNQAENQLKKIVKTGSEFSQAVLKVLRIAFLSAFFLELTATLSIAIIAVNIGLRLLYGQAHFLPVFFILLMAPEFYKALRQTGSMFHDAMGALTNADKIYAIVNASVEIGLGHKIPCIPKPPEIVLEKIDFQYDAAREKALCDVNITFAAGKITSLVGNSGAGKSTIFSLLLKFIAPCSGSILVDGINLDSLESVAWRKNIAYVPQQAHIFSASVRENICMGKNYSDSAVKNAIKEAGMTDFVKNLSAGINTIIGNGGIGLSYGQARRIALARVFMSDASILLLDEPMEGLDLATEEVVQRGINILAEHKTVIIIAHRLESIKNSDQIYVLSQGQIIESGSHENLLKQKGLYYKMMESTEAF